From one Idiomarina sp. X4 genomic stretch:
- the kdsA gene encoding 3-deoxy-8-phosphooctulonate synthase: MISKLHLNDIEIANDSPFVLFGGMNVLESRDLALRIAEHYVEVTDKLGIPYVFKASFDKANRSSVHSFRGPGLEEGLRIFEDVKQQFNVPLITDVHEPHQAKPVSEVVDILQLPAFLARQTDLVVAMAETGAMINVKKPQFLAPHEMKHIISKFAEAGNQNIMLCERGSCFGYNNLVVDMLGMDEMKTMAPVIFDATHALQRPGGRSDSADGRRAQAAQLARSGMALGIAGLFIEAHPNPDEAKCDGPCALPLRALEGYLQQMKAVDDLVKSFSALDTSN; the protein is encoded by the coding sequence ATGATTTCGAAGTTACATTTAAACGATATTGAAATAGCCAATGACAGTCCGTTTGTTCTTTTTGGCGGAATGAATGTACTGGAGTCGCGTGATTTAGCACTCCGTATAGCCGAGCATTACGTTGAAGTGACGGATAAGTTAGGCATTCCTTATGTTTTTAAAGCGTCTTTCGACAAAGCCAACCGCTCATCGGTGCACTCATTTCGTGGACCGGGTCTCGAAGAGGGACTGCGAATTTTTGAAGACGTCAAGCAGCAGTTCAATGTCCCGCTAATTACCGACGTACACGAGCCTCATCAGGCTAAGCCGGTATCGGAAGTTGTTGATATTCTCCAGCTTCCGGCGTTTTTAGCGCGCCAAACTGATTTGGTTGTTGCTATGGCTGAAACCGGTGCCATGATTAATGTCAAGAAACCTCAGTTTTTAGCGCCGCATGAAATGAAGCACATTATTAGCAAGTTCGCGGAAGCCGGTAACCAGAACATAATGTTGTGCGAGCGCGGTTCTTGCTTTGGTTATAACAACTTAGTGGTTGATATGCTGGGCATGGATGAAATGAAGACCATGGCGCCGGTTATTTTCGATGCAACCCACGCATTGCAGCGTCCAGGTGGGCGTAGTGATTCTGCTGATGGTCGCCGTGCACAAGCGGCACAGCTTGCCCGTTCTGGTATGGCATTGGGTATTGCCGGTTTGTTTATTGAGGCACACCCTAACCCTGATGAAGCCAAATGTGACGGACCTTGCGCTTTGCCGTTACGCGCATTAGAAGGTTATCTACAACAAATGAAAGCCGTGGATGACTTAGTGAAGTCATTCAGTGCACTGGATACGTCTAATTAA
- a CDS encoding TetR/AcrR family transcriptional regulator, with translation MAARITTQQKILNAAEALFARDGFEQTSLRQITHEAGVNLASVNYHFGSKKALIQAVIARYLSVFMPALEEQLKEAEAEKDLKTQALFERFKLPLAKLTQINKRGPDTFLRLLGFAYSEIQGHLRKYTQQEYGNVLQHLLQLLKRTNPHLDEQQMFWRLHFVLGSVVFAQVSGQALIEIAQAEFNQQIGAQDVIDQLIPFVSGGLENS, from the coding sequence ATGGCAGCACGCATTACGACTCAACAGAAAATACTCAACGCCGCTGAAGCGCTGTTTGCGCGAGATGGTTTTGAACAGACCTCTTTACGGCAGATCACCCACGAAGCGGGCGTGAATCTGGCGTCCGTTAATTATCATTTTGGCTCAAAAAAAGCGCTGATACAGGCGGTTATTGCCCGCTATTTAAGTGTTTTTATGCCGGCTCTAGAAGAACAGCTTAAAGAAGCCGAGGCCGAAAAAGACCTTAAAACTCAAGCATTATTTGAGCGCTTCAAACTGCCACTGGCTAAATTGACCCAAATCAACAAGCGTGGCCCCGATACGTTTTTAAGGCTCTTGGGTTTTGCTTATTCTGAAATTCAGGGGCATTTGCGCAAGTACACTCAACAAGAGTACGGCAACGTATTGCAACATTTGCTGCAGCTGCTTAAGCGCACAAACCCACATTTAGATGAACAGCAAATGTTCTGGCGTCTGCACTTTGTATTAGGCTCGGTTGTTTTCGCTCAGGTGTCCGGTCAGGCACTTATCGAAATAGCGCAAGCCGAGTTTAATCAGCAAATTGGCGCACAGGATGTCATTGATCAACTTATTCCGTTTGTTTCGGGCGGACTCGAAAATTCGTAA
- a CDS encoding TrkH family potassium uptake protein produces the protein MSLQAGSSLKQTPLDKRQAVKLLLKAVGGLLALLSLALLAPFVMAVINAEKEQWTYLTLAIIGLVVGVTLFLQPVGDAKLRARQVFLLTTLCWVSASLFATLPFIFAQPYLDFSSAWFEAMSAITTTGATVISGLDDLPSSVLLWRAMLQWLGGIGIIVMAMAILPFLQVGGMRLFQAESSDMSGKFMPRSSHMVLAIGRVYLILTVAVVALYLLGGMTSFDAFVHGMTTIGTAGFSNYDASFGHFSDTPFLVITGTLFMVAGALPFVLYIRVLKGDYEPLWKDTQVRAFVTFLMIAIVLITLVQVVKGREVGDALMHTAFNVVSVVTTTGYATEDYGNWGSWSLMVFFYLMFIGGCTGSTAGGMKIFRFQLSQLLLKKQFSQLIHPNLVRVETYQERRVNDSLLGSMVAFCFMYFLLIAVIALGLSLFELDFLTAISGAASAVGNVGPGLGEIIGPAGNFSSLDGGAKLLLIFAMLAGRLEIMTVLILFHRHYWKH, from the coding sequence ATGTCGCTTCAGGCCGGCAGCTCACTTAAACAAACACCGCTTGATAAACGTCAGGCGGTGAAGCTTCTATTAAAAGCGGTAGGTGGTTTGCTGGCGCTACTCTCTTTGGCGTTATTAGCACCATTTGTTATGGCCGTTATTAACGCAGAAAAAGAGCAGTGGACTTATTTAACGCTCGCTATTATTGGTTTGGTTGTTGGCGTTACGCTTTTTCTACAACCTGTAGGTGACGCCAAGTTAAGAGCGCGCCAAGTCTTTCTGTTAACCACCTTATGTTGGGTCTCAGCCAGCCTTTTTGCGACGCTACCGTTTATTTTCGCCCAGCCTTATCTCGATTTTTCCAGTGCTTGGTTCGAGGCTATGTCGGCTATTACCACCACAGGAGCCACCGTTATTTCCGGACTTGATGATCTGCCATCCAGTGTTTTGCTATGGCGGGCGATGCTGCAGTGGTTAGGCGGTATCGGAATCATCGTTATGGCTATGGCGATATTACCGTTTTTGCAGGTTGGCGGTATGCGATTATTCCAGGCTGAATCGTCCGATATGTCGGGTAAATTTATGCCTCGCTCTAGTCACATGGTTTTAGCCATTGGTCGAGTTTATCTGATACTAACGGTTGCTGTTGTTGCGTTGTATCTTTTAGGTGGCATGACAAGCTTTGACGCCTTTGTTCATGGTATGACAACCATAGGTACCGCCGGTTTCTCGAATTATGACGCTTCTTTCGGTCACTTTTCCGATACTCCGTTTTTGGTTATAACCGGTACACTGTTCATGGTAGCGGGGGCATTACCTTTTGTGCTCTACATTCGAGTACTAAAAGGGGATTATGAACCACTTTGGAAGGACACCCAGGTACGTGCGTTTGTCACCTTTTTAATGATCGCCATTGTTCTTATTACTTTGGTGCAAGTGGTGAAAGGGCGCGAGGTCGGTGACGCTCTCATGCATACCGCATTTAATGTTGTATCTGTGGTGACCACGACAGGGTATGCGACGGAAGATTACGGCAACTGGGGTAGCTGGTCCCTGATGGTTTTCTTCTACCTCATGTTTATTGGTGGCTGTACCGGGTCAACCGCCGGTGGTATGAAAATATTCCGTTTCCAGCTTTCACAGTTACTGCTTAAAAAACAGTTTAGCCAACTCATTCACCCAAATTTGGTTCGGGTTGAGACGTACCAAGAACGACGAGTTAACGATTCACTGCTGGGTTCAATGGTTGCCTTTTGCTTCATGTATTTTTTACTGATAGCGGTTATTGCACTTGGCTTGTCATTGTTTGAGCTCGATTTTCTAACCGCTATTTCCGGAGCGGCATCCGCTGTGGGTAACGTTGGCCCTGGTCTTGGTGAAATTATTGGACCCGCAGGTAACTTTTCCAGCCTGGACGGTGGTGCCAAATTACTGCTGATATTTGCCATGCTAGCAGGGCGTTTGGAGATAATGACGGTACTGATCTTATTTCATAGACATTACTGGAAGCACTAA
- a CDS encoding SirB2 family protein has product MYVVFKHLHVLFVFISITLFLFRFVLRLLDSPALQKKWLKVVPHINDTLLLASAIGIMVTVGMYPIQVPWLTDKVIGVIGYIIFGIFAMKGQSAVTRWVGFLGACGWIAFLLHVAMSKTALIAG; this is encoded by the coding sequence GTGTACGTTGTTTTTAAACACCTGCATGTTCTATTTGTTTTTATTTCTATCACTTTATTTCTATTCCGCTTTGTTTTGCGGTTGTTGGATTCTCCTGCGTTACAAAAGAAATGGCTGAAAGTGGTACCGCATATCAATGACACTCTATTATTGGCGAGTGCCATTGGCATAATGGTGACAGTTGGTATGTACCCAATTCAAGTGCCTTGGCTGACGGATAAAGTCATCGGTGTTATCGGTTACATTATTTTTGGTATTTTTGCCATGAAGGGTCAGTCTGCTGTAACCCGTTGGGTAGGTTTTCTTGGTGCGTGCGGCTGGATAGCCTTCTTATTGCACGTGGCTATGTCAAAAACAGCATTAATCGCTGGCTAG
- a CDS encoding acyl-CoA dehydrogenase, whose translation MEILILLLVLVVLVFAVGDIRRSLITKPVFGIFKRILPPMSDTEREAMEAGDVWWDGELFKGRPDWQKLLDMPQPKLTQDEQDFIDNQLNTLLDMIDDFKIVQQDRDLPKQVWDFLRKERFFAMIIGKEHGGLDFSPAANSYIVSRIASRSISAAVSVMVPNSLGPGELLTHYGTKEQKEYWLPRLADGTDIPCFALTGPEAGSDAGSIPDEGIVCKGEHEGEEVVGIRLNWSKRYITLAPSATVLGLAFKLYDPENLMGDKRDIGITCALIPTSHKGVEIGDRHFPLNQAFLNGTTYGKDVFIPLKWIIGGEEYAGKGWRMLVECLSAGRGISLPALATASGHVTQRMTGAYAYVRQQFGLPIGMFEGVQSSMGKIGGTNYILESMRRLTISSLCQGMSPSVVTAMTKYHMTEMGREVIEHAMDIHAGKGIQLGPHNYLGHNYMATPVSITVEGANILTRNLMIFGQGATRCHPYVLKEMQAAANPNEDEGMREFDGLLMKHIGFAASNVFGSLWLGLTGARFGESPVSGETAQYYRKLGRMSRGLALASDISMLMMGGDLKRKEMISARLGDVLSHLYMGSAVLKRFEDEGRQVADLPYVHYALQHHLHSIAEAFYGFFDNFPNRAVAWMMRLVIFPLGNHFKKPKDDTLQEISLSMMEPGVTRDRHTFLCYWKDDKNDPTGHMEKAFLSMLDMKSVYKTLRKAQKRGELSFNLNGQELADAALEKGLVDKETADKLAETEELRLLAIGVDSFAPGILENNQFYTAKGDLRKAAVRD comes from the coding sequence ATGGAAATTCTCATTTTGTTGTTGGTTTTAGTGGTACTGGTATTTGCAGTCGGAGATATCCGTCGCAGCCTTATTACTAAACCTGTTTTTGGTATTTTTAAGCGCATTCTGCCTCCTATGTCTGACACTGAGCGTGAAGCCATGGAAGCAGGGGACGTATGGTGGGACGGTGAATTGTTCAAAGGTCGCCCTGACTGGCAAAAACTGCTGGACATGCCGCAGCCGAAACTGACTCAGGATGAGCAAGACTTCATTGATAACCAGCTGAACACCTTGCTGGATATGATCGATGACTTCAAAATTGTTCAACAGGACAGAGACCTGCCAAAACAAGTGTGGGACTTTCTGAGAAAGGAACGTTTCTTTGCCATGATTATTGGTAAAGAACATGGTGGTCTCGACTTCTCTCCGGCGGCAAACTCTTACATTGTGTCGCGTATTGCCAGCCGTTCAATTAGCGCCGCAGTATCGGTTATGGTGCCTAACTCATTAGGTCCGGGTGAATTGCTGACGCACTATGGTACGAAAGAGCAAAAAGAATATTGGTTGCCGCGTTTAGCGGATGGTACCGATATTCCATGTTTTGCCCTAACGGGTCCTGAAGCTGGGTCTGATGCGGGATCTATTCCTGATGAAGGTATCGTCTGTAAAGGCGAGCACGAGGGCGAAGAAGTGGTTGGTATTCGCCTTAACTGGTCAAAGCGCTACATTACTCTGGCGCCGTCTGCGACCGTGCTTGGTTTGGCGTTTAAATTGTACGACCCTGAAAACTTAATGGGCGACAAGCGAGATATTGGTATTACGTGTGCGCTTATTCCGACCAGCCACAAAGGCGTCGAAATTGGTGACCGTCACTTCCCGTTAAATCAGGCGTTTTTAAACGGTACAACGTACGGTAAAGACGTATTTATTCCCCTGAAGTGGATTATCGGCGGCGAAGAGTATGCCGGTAAGGGCTGGCGTATGCTGGTCGAATGCTTGTCAGCCGGTCGCGGTATTTCACTGCCCGCGTTGGCGACGGCATCGGGCCATGTGACTCAGCGTATGACGGGTGCGTATGCTTACGTGCGTCAGCAATTTGGTCTTCCTATTGGTATGTTTGAGGGCGTGCAGTCATCAATGGGTAAAATTGGCGGCACTAATTATATTCTTGAATCCATGCGCCGTTTAACAATTTCATCGCTGTGCCAGGGCATGAGTCCGTCAGTTGTGACGGCAATGACGAAGTATCACATGACGGAAATGGGGCGTGAAGTTATTGAACACGCAATGGATATTCATGCCGGTAAAGGTATTCAATTGGGGCCGCATAACTACCTGGGTCACAATTACATGGCAACGCCCGTTTCTATTACGGTAGAAGGTGCCAACATCTTAACTCGTAACCTGATGATTTTCGGTCAGGGTGCTACGCGTTGTCATCCGTACGTTCTGAAAGAAATGCAAGCGGCCGCAAACCCAAATGAAGACGAGGGTATGCGCGAGTTTGATGGCTTGCTAATGAAACACATTGGCTTTGCCGCCAGCAACGTATTTGGCAGCTTATGGCTGGGTCTGACAGGGGCGCGTTTTGGCGAGTCTCCGGTTAGCGGCGAAACCGCGCAGTATTATCGTAAACTGGGTCGCATGAGCCGTGGTTTGGCGTTAGCGTCAGACATTTCCATGCTGATGATGGGCGGTGACCTGAAGCGTAAAGAAATGATTTCAGCGCGCCTCGGCGATGTGTTAAGTCATTTATACATGGGCTCTGCAGTGTTGAAGCGCTTTGAAGACGAAGGTCGTCAGGTTGCAGACTTGCCGTATGTGCATTACGCGTTGCAGCATCATCTGCACAGTATTGCTGAAGCTTTCTATGGTTTCTTCGACAACTTCCCGAACCGTGCGGTAGCCTGGATGATGCGTTTAGTGATATTCCCGTTGGGTAATCACTTTAAGAAGCCAAAAGACGACACTCTGCAGGAAATTAGCTTGAGCATGATGGAGCCGGGCGTCACGCGTGATCGTCATACGTTCCTGTGTTACTGGAAAGACGACAAAAACGATCCAACCGGTCACATGGAAAAAGCGTTTCTCTCTATGCTGGACATGAAGTCGGTTTATAAAACGCTTCGTAAGGCTCAGAAACGCGGTGAATTGTCATTTAATTTAAATGGACAAGAGCTTGCTGATGCGGCTTTAGAAAAAGGCCTAGTGGATAAAGAAACGGCCGATAAACTGGCTGAGACTGAAGAGCTGCGCCTGCTTGCTATTGGTGTCGACAGCTTCGCGCCGGGCATTCTGGAAAACAACCAGTTTTACACGGCAAAAGGTGACTTGAGAAAAGCGGCGGTCAGAGACTGA
- a CDS encoding DUF819 family protein, whose product MLAPETAVTETSALITNDGVIIGLLMAILGFVFYTNNSDHPAFKKFYRFVPALLLCYFLPSLLNTFGIVDGNATAVTDITMDYLLPACMVLLTLSLDLKAILGLGSKALILFLTGTFGIVIGGPIALLLVSFIFPEMLGGAGPDAVWRGMTTIAGSWIGGGANQAAMKEVYEVGGDIFSAMVTVDIIVANLWMAVLLYMAANAKQIDARTGADTSAIDAIRHKVEKYEAEHVRNPSLRDLMLILAVGFGVAGIAHLLADWIAPAIGTNYPALSKFSLDSLFFWVIVLATAGGIALSFTRARSLEAAGASKIGSVFVYVLVASIGLHMDVTKIVEAPKYFLIGAIWMIIHASLMLLVAKILRAPVFYMAVGSQANVGGAASAPVVASAFHPSLAPVGVLLAVMGYALGTYMAYFSGQVLRVVGS is encoded by the coding sequence ATGTTAGCACCGGAGACCGCAGTAACAGAAACGAGTGCGCTAATTACTAACGATGGCGTTATCATTGGCTTATTAATGGCCATTTTGGGTTTTGTTTTCTATACCAATAATAGTGACCATCCGGCATTTAAGAAGTTTTATCGCTTCGTACCCGCGTTATTGCTTTGTTACTTCTTACCATCGTTGTTGAACACTTTCGGTATTGTAGATGGTAATGCGACAGCCGTAACTGATATCACCATGGATTATCTGCTACCGGCCTGTATGGTGTTACTAACGTTGAGTTTGGACTTAAAAGCGATTTTGGGGCTGGGATCCAAAGCGTTGATACTGTTTTTAACCGGTACCTTCGGTATTGTTATCGGTGGTCCCATTGCACTACTGCTGGTTTCTTTTATCTTTCCTGAAATGCTTGGTGGGGCAGGTCCAGATGCGGTTTGGCGTGGCATGACGACCATCGCCGGTAGCTGGATCGGTGGTGGAGCTAACCAGGCGGCTATGAAAGAAGTTTATGAAGTCGGTGGTGATATTTTTTCGGCGATGGTAACGGTCGATATTATTGTCGCTAACTTATGGATGGCTGTGTTGCTTTATATGGCGGCGAACGCTAAGCAAATTGACGCGCGTACAGGCGCTGACACTTCAGCTATTGATGCCATTCGCCATAAGGTTGAAAAGTACGAAGCTGAGCACGTTCGTAACCCCAGTTTGAGAGACTTAATGCTTATTTTAGCCGTTGGTTTCGGCGTGGCAGGTATAGCTCATTTATTGGCTGACTGGATCGCACCGGCTATTGGCACGAACTACCCGGCTCTGAGTAAGTTTAGCTTAGACAGTTTGTTCTTCTGGGTTATTGTTCTTGCTACTGCGGGCGGTATTGCGTTGTCGTTTACCCGCGCTCGCTCTCTGGAAGCGGCTGGCGCTTCTAAAATTGGCTCTGTTTTTGTCTATGTTTTGGTGGCAAGCATAGGCTTGCACATGGACGTGACAAAAATTGTTGAAGCACCAAAGTACTTCCTAATTGGCGCTATCTGGATGATTATTCATGCGTCGTTAATGCTGCTTGTTGCTAAAATTTTACGTGCGCCTGTTTTTTACATGGCGGTGGGCAGTCAGGCTAACGTAGGCGGGGCCGCTTCAGCTCCGGTGGTAGCATCGGCGTTTCACCCGTCACTGGCACCAGTGGGTGTTCTGTTGGCTGTTATGGGTTATGCGCTGGGGACTTATATGGCGTATTTCTCAGGCCAGGTGTTGCGTGTGGTTGGCAGTTAA
- a CDS encoding DUF3369 domain-containing protein, which yields MSNQFMFADEASQQNTKLPTEYWKILIVDDEPEVHAVTKLALNDFNFLGRGLKFYSAFSGEEARKLIDEHPDAAILLLDVVMETDDAGLQVARYIREKADNHFTRIILRTGQPGQAPERTVIVNYDINDYKSKTELTAQKLFTAVMSSLRSYRDIMSIDQSRHGLEKIISASTNLYALQPMNSFVDGLVQQLSWVIGGAKQTLYATANEDGTSYKVLAAHGEDSQVSVGQTLRSVIPSKALAELENVIANHGSFYGEDFVLLYCRSHCRAHGSVLFIGGLSRTLTADDHHVLQLFAENVQLAQDNVVCLEDSDHFLARLADQLMLHHANHFNNVLDSSKEGRIAYRLAQAVNADEAEATALAWSLFAQARPLLDCASTPVAANETTCQQRVARSLRALTHGEHDATQKAHRALMERLERWDGLGLPEGKQGGDIALSTQVLLLTEQLVDWFEEDTNDADIKTRLDDEKGRYYSPDFLEQALKLLPELRNI from the coding sequence ATGAGCAACCAGTTCATGTTTGCTGATGAAGCCAGCCAGCAAAATACAAAATTACCAACAGAATACTGGAAAATTTTAATTGTCGATGACGAGCCAGAAGTGCATGCGGTCACAAAACTGGCATTGAACGACTTTAACTTTCTGGGACGCGGTCTCAAGTTTTATAGTGCATTTTCTGGTGAAGAAGCCAGAAAGCTCATTGATGAGCATCCCGATGCGGCCATTCTTTTACTTGATGTTGTGATGGAAACGGATGACGCAGGTCTCCAGGTCGCTCGCTATATTCGAGAAAAAGCCGACAACCACTTTACTCGTATTATTTTGCGAACAGGGCAGCCAGGCCAGGCGCCTGAACGTACCGTTATCGTCAATTACGATATTAACGACTATAAATCGAAAACCGAGCTGACCGCACAGAAGCTATTTACTGCTGTTATGTCGTCATTGCGCTCGTACCGCGACATTATGTCCATTGACCAAAGCCGCCATGGTTTAGAAAAAATCATTTCAGCGTCGACAAATTTGTATGCGCTGCAACCGATGAATAGTTTTGTTGATGGTTTGGTTCAGCAACTGAGCTGGGTTATTGGCGGTGCTAAGCAAACGCTTTACGCAACAGCGAATGAAGACGGCACATCTTATAAAGTACTGGCCGCGCACGGTGAAGATTCACAGGTTAGTGTTGGTCAAACACTGCGCTCGGTCATTCCTTCAAAAGCATTAGCTGAGCTGGAGAACGTCATTGCAAATCATGGTTCGTTCTACGGAGAAGACTTTGTGCTGTTGTATTGCCGCAGCCATTGCCGTGCGCATGGCTCGGTTTTATTCATTGGTGGGCTTTCCCGCACGTTAACTGCGGATGACCATCATGTATTGCAGTTGTTTGCTGAAAATGTGCAGTTGGCTCAGGACAACGTTGTGTGCCTGGAGGACTCTGATCACTTCCTGGCACGCCTAGCCGATCAACTGATGCTACATCATGCAAATCATTTCAATAACGTGCTGGATAGCAGCAAAGAAGGGCGTATTGCTTATCGCCTGGCTCAGGCCGTTAATGCCGACGAGGCGGAAGCGACAGCTCTGGCCTGGTCGCTGTTTGCACAAGCTCGTCCGCTGTTGGACTGTGCATCGACACCGGTTGCCGCCAATGAAACGACTTGCCAACAACGTGTTGCTCGTTCACTAAGAGCGTTAACGCATGGTGAGCACGATGCTACCCAAAAAGCGCATCGTGCGTTGATGGAACGCTTGGAACGCTGGGACGGTTTAGGCCTTCCAGAAGGCAAGCAAGGTGGTGATATTGCACTGAGTACACAAGTATTGTTGTTAACTGAGCAGCTAGTGGACTGGTTTGAAGAAGACACCAATGACGCGGATATCAAAACACGACTCGACGACGAAAAAGGCCGCTATTATTCGCCTGACTTCCTTGAGCAAGCATTGAAGCTGCTGCCCGAACTAAGAAATATTTAA
- the prfA gene encoding peptide chain release factor 1, giving the protein MLNPSIERKLEGLLERYQEVQALLGEPDVISDQNRFRALSKEYSQLEEVVDCFEKYKQNQEDQIAAKDMAEEDDPEMREMAQEELKQAKENETELEQQLQILLLPKDPNDDRNCYLEIRAGAGGDEASIFAGDLFRMYSRYAEKHGWNISVVSANEGDHGGYKEVIAQMNGDGAYGRMKFESGGHRVQRVPETESQGRIHTSACTVAILPEIPEAEAIEINPADLRVDTFRASGAGGQHVNRTDSAIRITHLPSGVVVECQEERSQHKNRAKAMSVLQARLQKIEDEKRQQEEASTRRNLVGSGDRSERIRTYNYPQSRVTDHRINLTLYRLDEVLQGDLDLIMDPIITEHQADQLAALSEGQE; this is encoded by the coding sequence ATGTTGAATCCATCCATTGAACGAAAACTTGAAGGTCTGCTTGAGCGTTACCAGGAAGTTCAGGCGCTGCTCGGTGAACCAGACGTTATTTCTGATCAGAACCGTTTTCGTGCGTTGTCGAAGGAATACTCGCAACTTGAGGAAGTGGTCGACTGCTTTGAAAAATATAAGCAGAACCAGGAAGACCAAATCGCCGCTAAAGATATGGCGGAGGAAGATGATCCTGAAATGCGGGAAATGGCTCAGGAAGAATTAAAACAAGCCAAGGAAAACGAAACTGAGCTTGAGCAACAACTGCAAATTTTATTATTGCCAAAAGACCCGAATGATGACCGCAACTGCTATTTGGAAATCCGGGCCGGAGCCGGTGGTGATGAAGCGTCAATATTTGCTGGCGACTTATTTCGGATGTACAGCCGTTATGCGGAAAAGCACGGGTGGAATATCTCTGTAGTGAGTGCCAACGAAGGTGATCATGGTGGTTATAAAGAAGTGATTGCACAGATGAATGGTGACGGCGCTTATGGTCGTATGAAGTTTGAGTCAGGCGGACATCGCGTGCAGCGCGTACCTGAAACCGAGTCACAAGGTCGAATTCATACATCAGCTTGTACGGTGGCTATTTTACCGGAAATTCCGGAAGCGGAAGCGATAGAGATTAACCCTGCTGATTTACGAGTCGATACTTTTCGAGCTTCCGGTGCCGGTGGTCAGCACGTTAACCGAACTGACTCGGCCATTCGTATTACGCATTTGCCCTCGGGCGTGGTCGTTGAGTGTCAGGAAGAGCGTTCACAACACAAAAACCGCGCAAAAGCGATGTCAGTATTACAGGCACGGTTACAGAAAATCGAAGACGAAAAGCGTCAACAGGAAGAAGCCAGTACACGTCGCAACTTGGTCGGCAGCGGTGACCGCTCAGAGCGTATTCGAACATATAACTATCCGCAAAGTCGTGTCACTGATCACCGCATTAATTTAACCTTATATCGGCTGGATGAGGTTTTGCAGGGGGATTTGGACTTGATTATGGATCCAATTATTACCGAACATCAGGCGGATCAATTGGCGGCATTGTCTGAAGGACAAGAATGA
- the prmC gene encoding peptide chain release factor N(5)-glutamine methyltransferase, producing MTIEEALQWARQQLAHNEDVRADVFALLSFVLNKNKTYLMTWPERALTDEQLERFEVVVNERVNGKPIAYITGRKEFWSLELETNESTLIPRGDTEALIETALSLDLPDNARVLDLGTGTGAIALALKSEKPNWQVFGCDKNGNAVALAARNAKRNNLDVELFQSDWFSHVPVGKPFDLIVSNPPYIEETDPHLSQGDVRFEPLSALVATGDGLDDIKNIITRSKSYLADGGWLLLEQGWQQADSVIELLTKSGYKKVNRWQDYASVERVSGGQYVTAERDK from the coding sequence ATGACCATAGAAGAAGCGCTGCAGTGGGCGCGGCAGCAGCTGGCGCATAATGAAGATGTTAGGGCTGATGTTTTTGCGCTGCTGAGCTTTGTGCTGAACAAGAATAAAACCTACCTAATGACCTGGCCGGAAAGAGCATTAACCGACGAACAGTTGGAACGCTTTGAAGTCGTGGTTAATGAGAGGGTTAACGGGAAGCCGATAGCTTACATTACCGGACGTAAAGAGTTTTGGTCGTTAGAACTGGAAACGAACGAAAGTACTCTTATCCCCAGGGGGGACACAGAAGCCCTGATAGAGACAGCGTTGAGTCTGGATTTGCCCGATAATGCTCGAGTGCTGGATTTAGGTACCGGAACCGGTGCGATTGCGCTGGCTTTAAAGTCAGAGAAGCCGAATTGGCAGGTGTTTGGTTGCGATAAAAACGGTAACGCGGTTGCTTTGGCTGCCCGTAATGCCAAACGTAACAATCTGGATGTTGAGTTGTTCCAAAGCGACTGGTTTTCTCATGTGCCTGTCGGCAAGCCTTTTGACTTGATTGTCTCTAATCCGCCATACATCGAAGAAACCGATCCCCATTTAAGTCAGGGCGATGTTCGATTTGAGCCGTTAAGTGCTTTGGTGGCAACGGGCGACGGTTTAGACGATATAAAGAACATAATTACTCGATCAAAGTCATACTTGGCGGACGGTGGTTGGTTACTACTTGAACAGGGATGGCAGCAGGCCGACAGTGTCATTGAGCTACTCACAAAAAGTGGTTATAAAAAGGTTAACCGCTGGCAGGATTATGCTAGTGTAGAACGAGTATCAGGTGGACAATACGTCACGGCGGAGAGAGACAAGTAA